Proteins co-encoded in one Ananas comosus cultivar F153 linkage group 15, ASM154086v1, whole genome shotgun sequence genomic window:
- the LOC109721745 gene encoding putative calcium-transporting ATPase 13, plasma membrane-type, with product MDYASFFLVPGRRKTMPHKRWRMALTIIYTCRAFAKKHLSAVLLRSPSYVAIDVRDAAGAAPDPLISFAAARKSSFACLVKEKQYDSLQRLGGAAAIAAALLSDAEHGIAGDPSDLRRRREAFGSNTYPKPKPKSFFVHVVDALGDVFLLVLVACAAVSLGFGIKEHGIKSGWYDGASIFLAVFLVVAVSAFSNHRQSQRFDRLAGECDNIDVTVVRDSRRSEVSIFDIMVGDVVILKIGDQVPADGVFLAGHSLQLDESSMTGESDPVYVGADENPLLSSGAKVVDGYASMLVTAVGTDTAWGEMMGTITRETTEPTPLQERLSGLTSSIGKAGIAVAVLVFAVLLTRYFTGNTEDENGQPEFDKRHVSANSVVSALVGIFQQAVTIIVVAIPEGLPLAVTLTLAFSMKRMMQDNALVRTLSACETMGSVTAVCTDKTGTLTLNQMKVTQFWIGGGEQIEIGGSGKGTTAADTATAIAGTVLGLFHQGVGLNTTGSVYKAGPLSELEISGSPTEKALLCWAAAELKMDAEELKKSYKVIHVEAFNSEKKRSGVLIKENYGRGTVIAHWKGAAEMIMARCVKYFDSNGMIQELGIDQRVKSEQVIKGMAASSLRCIAFACKQIEAKDSGIQAEAPKLEDDGLVLLGLVGLKDPCRPEVKSAIRSCRDAGVAVKMITGDNIFTARAIAKECGIIQDDDYDGLVIEGQEFRNYSAEERMERVDRIRVMARSSPFDKLLVVQCLKQKGHVVAVTGDGTNDAPALKEADVGLSMGIQGTEVAKESSDIIILDDNFDTVVTVMRWGRCVYNNIQKFIQFQLTVNIAALVINFVAAVSSGKVPLTTVQLLWVNLIMDTMGALALATDRPTKELMKKPPVGRTEPLISNVMWRNLLAQAVFQVAVLLIFQFAGQAIFGVSEKINNTLIFNTFVLCQVFNEFNSRKLEKKNVFEGILTNKLFLGIIGVTIVLQVIMVELLTRFADTQRLNWGQWGICVGIAAISWPIGWIVKCVPVSSTPVHQLLTRCKAF from the coding sequence ATGGACTACGCCTCCTTCTTCCTCGTCCCCGGCCGCCGCAAAACTATGCCGCACAAGCGGTGGCGCATGGCCCTCACCATCATCTACACTTGCCGCGCCTTCGCGAAAAAGCATCTCTCCGCCGTCCTCCTCCGCTCCCCTTCTTATGTTGCCATCGACGTCCGTGACGCCGCAGGTGCTGCCCCCGATCCTCTTATCTCCTTCGCAGCGGCCCGCAAGTCCTCCTTTGCATGCCTCGTCAAGGAGAAGCAATACGACAGCCTGCAACGCCTCGGAGGCGCAGCCGCTATCGCCGCCGCCTTATTGTCAGATGCCGAACACGGCATTGCAGGTGATCCCAGCGACCTGCGTCGTCGCCGTGAGGCCTTCGGATCGAACACGTACCCGAAGCCGAAGCCGAAGAGCTTCTTCGTCCACGTGGTCGACGCCCTCGGCGACGtcttcctcctcgtcctcgtcgcCTGCGCCGCTGTCTCCCTTGGCTTCGGCATTAAAGAGCACGGCATCAAGTCCGGCTGGTACGACGGAGCCAGCATCTTCCTTGCAGTCTTCCTGGTCGTCGCGGTCTCCGCCTTCAGCAACCACCGCCAATCGCAGCGCTTCGACAGGCTGGCGGGCGAGTGCGACAATATCGACGTGACTGTCGTGAGAGACAGCCGGCGCTCGGAGGTGTCGATCTTTGACATCATGGTCGGTGATGTCGTCATCTTAAAAATCGGCGATCAGGTGCCGGCCGACGGTGTCTTCCTTGCAGGCCACTCGTTGCAGTTGGACGAGTCGAGCATGACCGGCGAGTCGGACCCGGTCTACGTCGGCGCCGACGAGAACCCCTTGCTCTCGTCTGGTGCTAAGGTGGTCGACGGCTACGCCAGCATGCTCGTCACCGCCGTCGGCACCGACACTGCATGGGGCGAAATGATGGGCACCATTACTCGGGAGACCACCGAGCCGACCCCGCTCCAAGAGCGCCTCTCCGGGCTGACGTCAAGCATCGGAAAGGCGGGAATTGCGGTGGCCGTGCTGGTCTTCGCGGTGCTCTTGACCCGGTACTTCACGGGAAACACCGAGGACGAGAACGGCCAGCCGGAATTTGATAAGCGGCATGTGTCGGCCAACAGCGTGGTGAGCGCGTTGGTGGGGATATTCCAGCAGGCGGTGACGATCATCGTGGTGGCGATCCCCGAGGGGCTGCCGCTGGCGGTGACTCTGACGCTGGCGTTCTCAATGAAGAGGATGATGCAGGACAATGCGCTGGTGCGGACGCTCTCCGCATGCGAGACGATGGGATCAGTGACGGCAGTATGTACCGACAAGACCGGCACGCTGACGCTGAACCAGATGAAGGTGACACAGTTTTGGATCGGCGGAGGAGAACAAATAGAAATTGGCGGCAGCGGCAAAGGAACCACTGCTGCTGACACTGCCACTGCCATTGCCGGAACAGTACTCGGCCTTTTCCACCAGGGAGTCGGGCTGAATACTACCGGAAGTGTGTACAAAGCCGGCCCACTTTCGGAGCTGGAGATCTCCGGCAGCCCAACGGAGAAAGCCCTGCTTTGCTGGGCCGCAGCCGAGCTCAAAATGGACGCCGAGGAATTGAAGAAGAGCTATAAGGTGATCCATGTCGAGGCCTTCAATTCGGAAAAGAAGCGGAGCGGAGTTCTAATAAAGGAGAACTACGGTAGGGGTACCGTGATCGCGCACTGGAAAGGTGCAGCGGAGATGATCATGGCTCGCTGCGTCAAATATTTTGATTCTAATGGGATGATTCAGGAGCTGGGGATTGATCAGAGGGTGAAATCTGAGCAGGTCATCAAAGGAATGGCGGCGTCTAGCCTTAGATGCATTGCTTTTGCTTGTAAGCAGATTGAGGCAAAAGATTCAGGTATTCAAGCTGAAGCTCCTAAACTTGAGGATGATGGGCTAGTTTTGTTGGGTTTAGTTGGTCTAAAAGATCCATGCCGCCCCGAAGTGAAATCCGCGATCAGATCCTGTCGAGATGCCGGAGTCGCTGTGAAGATGATTACAGGAGACAACATCTTCACAGCCCGAGCCATCGCGAAGGAGTGCGGAATAATTCAAGACGATGATTACGACGGATTGGTGATCGAAGGCCAAGAATTCCGAAACTATTCGGCGGAAGAAAGAATGGAAAGAGTCGATAGAATTCGGGTGATGGCGCGGTCGTCTCCGTTTGACAAGCTTCTAGTAGTGCAGTGTCTGAAGCAGAAGGGCCATGTTGTTGCTGTCACTGGAGACGGCACTAACGATGCGCCAGCACTCAAAGAGGCCGACGTTGGGCTCTCGATGGGCATACAAGGCACGGAGGTCGCAAAGGAGAGCTCCGACATCATCATTCTCGACGACAATTTTGACACGGTCGTCACCGTAATGCGGTGGGGAAGGTGCGTCTACAATAACATCCAAAAGTTCATTCAATTTCAGCTGACGGTGAACATCGCGGCGCTGGTGATAAATTTTGTGGCGGCCGTAAGCTCCGGTAAAGTCCCCTTGACGACAGTGCAGCTCCTGTGGGTGAACTTGATCATGGATACAATGGGAGCTCTCGCATTAGCGACCGATAGACCGACTAAGGAGTTGATGAAGAAGCCGCCTGTGGGGCGGACGGAGCCGCTCATTAGTAATGTCATGTGGAGAAATCTCCTCGCCCAAGCAGTTTTCCAGGTCGCGGTTCTGCTGATCTTTCAGTTCGCAGGGCAGGCGATATTCGGGGTCAGCGAGAAGATCAACAACACTTTGATATTTAACACTTTTGTTCTATGTCAAGTGTTCAACGAGTTCAATTCACGGAAGCTGGAGAAGAAGAATGTGTTTGAGGGGATTCTCACAAATAAGCTCTTCTTAGGAATAATTGGAGTGACCATAGTGTTGCAGGTTATAATGGTGGAGTTGTTAACGCGATTTGCCGATACACAGAGATTAAACTGGGGACAGTGGGGAATTTGTGTTGGTATCGCAGCAATCTCATGGCCGATAGGTTGGATTGTTAAGTGCGTGCCGGTCTCTAGCACACCGGTTCATCAGCTCCTCACTCGCTGCAAAGCTTTCTAG
- the LOC109721607 gene encoding calmodulin-like protein 8: MDPLTQEQISEFQEAFLLFDKDGNGCITLEELATVIRSLGQNPTEEELHGMIREVDVNGNGSIEFGEFLYLMAKKMKETNDEEELKEAFKVFDKDQNGFISASELSNVMINLGEKLTDEEVEQMIKEADMDGDGQVNFEEFVKMMRTV, translated from the exons ATGGATCCTCTCACACAGGAACAGATCTCTGAGTTCCAAGAGGCCTTCTTGCTCTTTGACAAAGATGGAAACG GCTGCATCACTCTGGAAGAATTGGCGACGGTCATCAGATCATTGGGCCAGAATCCAACTGAAGAAGAGCTGCATGGTATGATAAGGGAAGTCGATGTTAACGGGAACGGGAGCATAGAATTTGGAGAGTTTTTATACCTAATGGCTAAGAAAATGAAG GAGACCAATGATGAAGAGGAgttgaaagaagctttcaaggtTTTCGATAAGGACCAAAATGGGTTCATATCAGCTAGTGAG CTGAGTAATGTAATGATCAATCTTGGGGAGAAGCTTACGGATGAAGAGGTTGAACAAATGATCAAGGAGGCTGATATGGATGGCGATGGGCAAGTAAATTTTGAGGAGTTTGTGAAAATGATGAGGACCGTTTAA